From Haloarcula sp. CBA1127, a single genomic window includes:
- a CDS encoding HAD family hydrolase: MTHDAVIYDLDGTLVRLAVDWGTVTSDVATVLRERNVEPESRDLWEMLTLSSETGHRDAVEAAITDHERTGAHESDRLALAEGLPHSVPVGVCSLNAEEACRAALDVHDLDSYVGPVVGRDTVESPKPDPEGLLAITDEIGVDPNAAVFVGDSESDATAAQRAGMAFEWASEFDQDRYRA; this comes from the coding sequence TGATTTACGACCTTGACGGGACGCTCGTCAGGCTAGCCGTCGACTGGGGCACAGTGACCAGCGACGTGGCGACGGTCCTGCGCGAACGAAACGTCGAGCCCGAGAGCCGCGACCTCTGGGAGATGCTGACGCTGTCTTCGGAGACTGGCCACCGTGACGCTGTCGAAGCGGCGATCACCGACCACGAGCGGACCGGTGCGCATGAGTCAGACCGACTGGCTCTCGCAGAGGGACTCCCACACAGCGTCCCCGTCGGCGTGTGCTCGCTCAACGCAGAGGAGGCGTGTCGGGCGGCGCTAGATGTGCATGACCTCGACAGCTACGTCGGTCCGGTTGTCGGCCGTGACACCGTCGAGTCACCGAAACCGGACCCGGAGGGACTACTGGCGATTACCGACGAAATCGGCGTCGACCCCAACGCAGCCGTGTTCGTTGGTGACTCGGAGAGTGATGCGACAGCCGCCCAGCGGGCCGGGATGGCATTTGAGTGGGCGAGCGAGTTCGATCAGGACCGATACCGCGCGTAA